The following proteins come from a genomic window of Paucimonas lemoignei:
- the dmlR_13 gene encoding LysR family transcriptional regulator encodes MDYFTAVKAFIQVVEAGSFVKAAQTMSLPRNTVTKHIQSLEGHLRVKLLNRTTRRISLTNDGTAYYERMVRVVDQWLEAESDLASAQARPHGRLRVDMGSTMATMLVLPALPQFHKRYPELQLDIGVSDRPVDLLGDRVDCVIRGGTLNDPSLIARRLGSLTFVTCATPEYLAHHGTPLHPGDLETGHQMVRYFFAGTNRQLPVEFVRGDERITVDAPYFVSVNDSNALLAAALAGMGVLQTLRFMAEPHFQSGALVQLLEDWSLEPNPIYIVYSPNRHLSARVRVFVQWLIELFEAKGLR; translated from the coding sequence GTGGACTATTTCACCGCAGTCAAAGCGTTTATTCAGGTGGTTGAAGCAGGAAGCTTCGTCAAGGCGGCGCAGACGATGAGCCTGCCGCGCAACACCGTCACCAAGCACATCCAGTCGCTTGAAGGTCATCTGCGCGTGAAGCTGCTTAACCGCACCACACGACGCATTTCGCTCACCAATGATGGAACCGCTTATTACGAGCGCATGGTGCGGGTGGTCGATCAATGGCTGGAAGCCGAGTCGGACCTGGCCAGCGCCCAGGCGCGCCCCCACGGCCGCTTGCGTGTAGACATGGGCTCGACCATGGCGACGATGCTGGTGTTGCCTGCGCTGCCGCAATTTCACAAGCGCTACCCAGAGCTGCAACTGGACATTGGGGTGAGCGACAGGCCCGTCGATCTGCTGGGCGACCGAGTAGACTGCGTCATTCGCGGCGGTACGCTGAACGATCCGTCGCTGATCGCCAGACGCCTGGGCAGCCTCACGTTTGTCACGTGCGCCACACCGGAGTACCTCGCCCACCATGGCACGCCGCTGCACCCCGGCGACCTGGAAACTGGCCACCAGATGGTTCGTTACTTTTTTGCAGGGACTAACCGGCAGCTGCCCGTGGAGTTTGTCAGAGGGGATGAGCGCATCACGGTTGATGCACCTTACTTCGTCTCGGTAAACGACTCAAATGCCCTGCTTGCGGCCGCGTTGGCGGGTATGGGTGTCTTACAAACGCTGAGGTTCATGGCAGAACCCCACTTCCAGTCCGGGGCGTTGGTTCAACTGCTGGAGGACTGGTCGCTGGAGCCGAACCCGATCTACATCGTCTATTCACCCAACCGCCATTTGAGTGCTCGCGTGAGGGTGTTCGTTCAATGGCTTATCGAGCTGTTTGAAGCTAAGGGATTGCGCTGA